DNA from Haloferax volcanii DS2:
CAGTCGTACGCGCTGTACCCGCACAAGAGCGTCCGCGGGAACATGTCGTTCGGCCTCGAAGAGTCGACCGGCCTGCCGGACGACGAGATACGCCAGCGGGTCGAGGAGACGACCGACATGCTCGGCATCAGCGACCTGCTCGACCGCAAGCCCGGACAGCTTTCGGGCGGCCAGCAACAACGGGTCGCCCTCGGACGCGCGATCGTGCGCGACCCCGAAGTGTTCCTGATGGACGAGCCGTTGTCCAATCTGGACGCCAAACTGCGGGCGGAGATGCGGACCGAACTCCAGCGCCTGCAAGGCGAACTCGGCGTGACGACCGTCTACGTCACCCACGACCAGACCGAGGCGATGACGATGGGCGACCGCGTCGCCGTCCTCGACGACGGCGAACTCCAGCAGGTCGGCACGCCGCTGGACTGTTATCACCGGCCGAACAACCTGTTCGTCGCGGGCTTCATCGGCGAGCCGTCGATGAATCTCTTCGACGGGTCGCTTTCGGGCGACACCTTCCGCGGCGACGGCTTCGACTACCCGCTTTCGGGCGCGACCAGAGACCAACTCGGCGGCGCGAGCGGCCTCACGCTCGGCATCCGACCCGAGGACGTTACCGTTGGCGAGCGGCGCTCCGGCCAGCGCACCTTCGACGCCGAAGTCGTCGTCGTCGAGCCGCAGGGGAACGAGAACGCCGTCCACCTTCGATTCGTCGACGGGGACGAGGGGACCCAGTTCACCGCGACAACCACCGGACAGTCGAGAGTCGAAGCGGGCGACCGCACGACCGTCTCGTTCCCCGAAGACGCGATTCACCTGTTCGACGGGGAGACCGGCGACGCGCTGAAGAACCGAGAGCTCCCGTCGAACCGCGCCATCGACGCGTTCGTCTCGAACTGACCGGTCTCCGCGGTTTCCTTTTCGTCCGCGGTTCGCCCGCCGCTGTCAGCCGCCAGGTTATCTGCCGTCAGCGTCGCGACTGCAACCGCGAGTCGCGTCGCTCCGGTCTCGAACTCAAGCGAGTGAAAACGCGGCCGCGGCGGACGCGCCGCGGGGCGAGAGATGCTCACGGTTCTCGCCCGCGGTGGTGCGTCCGGGTTATGGGTGTGGTATGTCAGGCTGTCGTGGCCGCTGTGGGACAGTCTCGCTCTCGGCGTCGGGTTACTCCTCGTCGAAGAGCGTCTCCCCTTCGACCATGTGTGCTTCGACGGCGTCGAGGTCGAGCGTCAGCCCGAGGCCGGGCTTTTCGGGAATCTCCATGTGACCGTTCTGAATCAGGTCGTCCTCTTCGACGAGGTCCTCCCACCAGCCGAGCTGGTAGGAGTGGTATTCGAGGGCCAGCGAGTTCGGGATGGCCGCGGCGACCTGCGCGGAGGCCATCGTCCCGATGGGCGACGAGACGTTGTGCATCGCCACGGGGATGTAGTACATGTCCGCGAGGTCGGCAATCTTCCGCGTCTCGCGCATGCCGCCGACGCGGGGCAGGTCGGGCGCGATGATATCCACCGCCTGCGGTTCGAGCAGCGTCCGCTGGCCGAACTTCCGGTAGACGTTCTCACCGACCGCGATGGGCGTCGTCGTGGACTGCGTCACGAGCTTCTGCACGTCGTGGTTCTCCGGCGGCACGGGGTCTTCGAGCCACCACACGTCGTAGTCTTCCAGCTCGGACGCGAGGCGCTTGGCGCTCCCGCCGGTAAAGGACCAGTGGCAGTCGAACGCCACGTCCGCGCGGTCGCCGACGGCCTCGGTGACGGCCTCGACGATTTCGACCTTGTGGTCGATTTCGGGGTTTCGGAGGTGGCGGTTCGCGCGGTCCTTCTCGTGGCCCGAGGGCACGTCGAGGTCGAACTTGATGGCGTCGTAGCCGAGTTCCTCGACCACGCGGACGCCCTCCTCGGCGCAGGCCTGCGGGTTGGCCTCGTCTTCGGTGTGGAGGTCGCAGTAGACGCGCACCTCGTCGCGGTACTTCCCGCCGACGAGTTGATAGGCGGGCACGTCGAGGAGCTTTCCGGCGACGTCGTGGAGCGCGATTTCGATGCCCGAGATGGCGGAGATGACCTTGCCCGAGACGGAGCCCTCGCCGGACATCTTCTGGACGAGATGCTCGTACAGGCGGTCGATGTCGAGGGGGTTCTCGCCGACGAGGAACGGCTTCATCCGCTCGATGATGGCGGTGTCGCCGCCGCCCCAGTAGGCCTCGCCGGTGCCGACGACGCCCGCGTCGGTGTAGACGCGGACGAGAATCCACGGGTAGTTCCCGTCGACCATCGTCGTCTGTACGTCCGTGATTTCGGCGTCGCGGACGCCACCTCGCGGATTCGTGATGTCTATCGTCTCCGCGGACAGGTCGCGCATCGTGTACTCCGCGTTCGGGTCGCTAAGCTTCGCTTGCTCAACCA
Protein-coding regions in this window:
- the xacK gene encoding xylose/arabinose ABC transporter ATP-binding protein XacK, translated to MARLTLDDVTKVYTDEGGGDIVAVEEISLDIDDGEFLVLVGPSGCGKSTTLRMMAGLETVTEGELRLEDRVLNGVSAQDRDIAMVFQSYALYPHKSVRGNMSFGLEESTGLPDDEIRQRVEETTDMLGISDLLDRKPGQLSGGQQQRVALGRAIVRDPEVFLMDEPLSNLDAKLRAEMRTELQRLQGELGVTTVYVTHDQTEAMTMGDRVAVLDDGELQQVGTPLDCYHRPNNLFVAGFIGEPSMNLFDGSLSGDTFRGDGFDYPLSGATRDQLGGASGLTLGIRPEDVTVGERRSGQRTFDAEVVVVEPQGNENAVHLRFVDGDEGTQFTATTTGQSRVEAGDRTTVSFPEDAIHLFDGETGDALKNRELPSNRAIDAFVSN
- a CDS encoding xylonate dehydratase; the protein is MVEQAKLSDPNAEYTMRDLSAETIDITNPRGGVRDAEITDVQTTMVDGNYPWILVRVYTDAGVVGTGEAYWGGGDTAIIERMKPFLVGENPLDIDRLYEHLVQKMSGEGSVSGKVISAISGIEIALHDVAGKLLDVPAYQLVGGKYRDEVRVYCDLHTEDEANPQACAEEGVRVVEELGYDAIKFDLDVPSGHEKDRANRHLRNPEIDHKVEIVEAVTEAVGDRADVAFDCHWSFTGGSAKRLASELEDYDVWWLEDPVPPENHDVQKLVTQSTTTPIAVGENVYRKFGQRTLLEPQAVDIIAPDLPRVGGMRETRKIADLADMYYIPVAMHNVSSPIGTMASAQVAAAIPNSLALEYHSYQLGWWEDLVEEDDLIQNGHMEIPEKPGLGLTLDLDAVEAHMVEGETLFDEE